Proteins from a genomic interval of Nitrospira sp.:
- a CDS encoding GAF and ANTAR domain-containing protein, protein MASKKLSSAQLEQALREKTREVDVLHRISESISNTLDLEAVLRHIVDVVVEVTKADACLLYLLSDGRDELILRASKNPHPRLIGRITIGLGEGITGWVARERTRVVVPNNASEDPRFKFFNNLPEDRYQAFVSVPILAKKEVSGVINVQHKRSRRYREDELALLTTIANQVGGAIENARLYDQMRRKALQLETLSQVSETVASNRITDDVLQLIVTMTAQMLGSKICSIMLLDEASGELRIAATQSLSESYRRKPNLKVGQSISGRAVQERRSIIVPDVTKERDYMYSDLAAKEGFCSLLSVPMMMREKCVGVINSYTSVPHTFTSEEVRLMQAIANQAAISIEHTTLLEKSFEMQEALAVRKLLDRAKGYLMRSKRLSEEESFKLIQRQSMDLRKSMREIAEAILLAGDIDERAEKRKV, encoded by the coding sequence ATGGCATCAAAAAAGCTTTCATCCGCGCAATTAGAGCAAGCGTTGCGAGAAAAGACTCGCGAGGTGGATGTGCTGCACCGGATTAGCGAGTCGATCAGTAACACGCTCGATCTTGAGGCCGTGCTCCGGCATATTGTCGATGTTGTGGTCGAGGTAACGAAAGCGGACGCCTGTCTTCTGTATCTGCTGTCTGACGGCCGGGATGAATTGATTCTTCGGGCCTCGAAAAATCCTCATCCTCGCCTGATCGGGCGCATTACGATCGGTCTGGGCGAAGGCATCACCGGCTGGGTGGCCCGTGAGCGGACGCGTGTGGTCGTTCCCAATAATGCCAGTGAGGATCCTCGGTTCAAGTTTTTCAATAACCTTCCCGAGGATCGGTATCAGGCTTTTGTCTCCGTGCCGATTCTCGCCAAGAAAGAGGTGAGCGGCGTCATCAATGTGCAGCATAAGCGCTCTCGTCGCTATCGAGAAGATGAACTCGCGCTCCTCACCACTATTGCCAATCAGGTCGGAGGCGCAATTGAGAATGCCCGCCTCTATGATCAGATGCGCCGGAAGGCGCTGCAGTTGGAAACGTTGTCGCAAGTCTCAGAGACGGTTGCGTCCAACCGGATAACGGACGATGTTCTTCAGCTGATTGTGACCATGACCGCGCAGATGTTGGGCTCGAAAATCTGTTCGATCATGCTGCTGGACGAAGCCAGCGGAGAGCTGCGGATTGCTGCCACGCAAAGCTTGAGCGAATCGTATCGGCGAAAACCCAATCTCAAGGTCGGACAAAGCATCAGCGGTCGAGCTGTCCAGGAGCGACGATCAATCATCGTTCCGGATGTGACGAAAGAGCGGGACTATATGTATTCTGACTTAGCGGCGAAGGAGGGGTTTTGTTCGCTGCTGTCTGTGCCGATGATGATGCGGGAGAAGTGTGTGGGCGTAATCAATAGTTACACGTCGGTTCCCCATACTTTTACGTCGGAAGAAGTGCGGCTCATGCAGGCGATCGCCAATCAGGCGGCAATTTCCATCGAGCATACGACGTTGTTGGAAAAATCGTTCGAGATGCAAGAGGCCCTGGCCGTCCGGAAGTTGTTAGATCGTGCGAAGGGGTATCTCATGCGATCCAAGAGGCTGTCGGAGGAGGAATCCTTCAAGCTCATTCAACGGCAAAGTATGGACTTGCGGAAATCCATGAGAGAGATTGCTGAAGCAATCCTGCTTGCCGGGGATATCGACGAGCGCGCCGAGAAACGAAAGGTCTGA
- a CDS encoding NAD+ synthase: MRILRIAMAQMNPTVGDIAGNTRAIKRWIKEARKAKADVVAFPELAVTGYPPEDLLLKPRFVADNLRALDELAKECKGVLAVVGHVGQGQAGNGKSRQSVVAAGQHELTNSAALIGERGVLCRYSKWILPNYGVFDESRYFHPGRTLPVIALRGVTVGLNVCEDIWFPDGPTRLQAAAGTDVIININASPFQIGKSRIREQMLATRARENGVIVTYTNTVGGQDELVFDGNSLVLDQTGAVIARAKAFQEDFLLADLNADAVLRHRMAQRRTKALTAKLAGAVERMTVKLPAAPKRARVLPGLEPLREELDEVYAALVLGVRDYVRKNGFKKVVIGLSGGIDSAITAVIAVDALGADNVLGLFMPSPYTSQDSGDDVAELARRLHIAYDTIAITPTFDAYRQSLASSFEGRPVDTTEENLQARIRGNLLMAFSNKFGHLVLTTGNKSEMSVGYATLYGDMAGGFAVIKDVPKTMVYDLSHLRNAVGKTPVIPKRVLDRPPTAELRPNQKDEDSLPPYPVLDPILKAYVEEDRSLEEIVAMGFDRAVAAKVIGLVDRSEYKRRQAPIGIKISHRAFGKDRRMPITNGYR; this comes from the coding sequence ATGCGCATTCTTCGAATCGCCATGGCCCAGATGAACCCCACGGTCGGCGATATTGCCGGGAATACCCGTGCGATCAAGCGCTGGATCAAGGAGGCCCGGAAGGCTAAGGCGGATGTGGTGGCTTTCCCGGAACTGGCGGTGACGGGGTATCCACCGGAAGATTTGCTGCTCAAGCCACGGTTCGTGGCGGACAATCTGCGGGCGCTGGATGAGCTTGCGAAGGAATGTAAGGGCGTGCTCGCGGTGGTCGGCCATGTCGGCCAGGGACAGGCGGGCAACGGGAAGTCCCGGCAATCGGTGGTCGCGGCGGGGCAGCATGAATTGACCAACTCGGCGGCACTCATCGGCGAGCGGGGCGTGCTGTGCCGATACAGCAAGTGGATCCTTCCGAACTATGGAGTCTTCGACGAGAGCCGCTATTTTCACCCCGGCCGAACCTTGCCGGTGATCGCACTTCGCGGGGTCACTGTCGGGCTCAATGTCTGTGAAGACATCTGGTTTCCGGACGGCCCGACACGTCTGCAAGCCGCTGCCGGCACCGATGTCATCATCAACATCAACGCGTCTCCCTTTCAGATCGGGAAGAGCCGGATTCGCGAGCAGATGCTGGCGACGCGCGCCCGGGAGAACGGCGTGATCGTGACCTACACCAATACCGTGGGCGGGCAGGACGAGCTGGTGTTTGACGGCAACAGCCTGGTGCTCGATCAGACCGGCGCAGTCATCGCGCGGGCCAAAGCCTTCCAGGAAGATTTTCTCCTGGCTGATTTGAATGCCGATGCCGTGCTGCGGCACCGAATGGCGCAGCGGCGGACGAAGGCGCTGACTGCCAAGCTGGCGGGCGCCGTCGAGCGGATGACTGTGAAGCTCCCCGCCGCTCCGAAGCGTGCGCGCGTCCTTCCGGGGCTCGAGCCTTTGCGGGAGGAATTGGACGAGGTGTATGCCGCGCTGGTGCTCGGGGTGCGGGACTATGTCCGGAAAAACGGATTCAAGAAAGTCGTCATCGGATTGAGCGGGGGAATCGACTCGGCAATCACCGCCGTGATCGCGGTCGATGCGCTGGGCGCGGACAACGTGCTCGGCCTGTTCATGCCCTCGCCCTATACGTCGCAGGACAGCGGTGACGATGTGGCGGAGTTGGCCCGGCGGCTGCACATCGCCTATGACACGATTGCGATTACCCCGACGTTCGACGCCTATCGGCAGTCGCTTGCCTCGTCGTTTGAGGGACGGCCGGTCGATACGACCGAGGAGAATCTTCAAGCGCGCATCCGGGGCAATCTGCTCATGGCCTTTTCGAATAAGTTCGGCCATCTCGTGCTGACCACCGGCAATAAGAGTGAAATGAGCGTGGGCTACGCGACCCTCTACGGGGATATGGCCGGCGGGTTTGCCGTGATCAAGGACGTGCCGAAGACCATGGTCTATGACCTCTCGCATTTGCGCAATGCGGTCGGGAAGACCCCTGTGATTCCCAAACGTGTCCTCGACCGTCCGCCGACGGCGGAATTGCGCCCGAACCAGAAAGACGAAGACAGTCTGCCGCCCTATCCGGTACTGGATCCGATCCTCAAGGCCTATGTGGAAGAGGACCGGTCGCTGGAAGAAATCGTGGCGATGGGATTCGACCGGGCCGTGGCGGCCAAGGTTATCGGTCTAGTGGATCGCAGCGAATACAAACGGCGTCAGGCGCCGATCGGGATCAAGATTTCACACCGGGCATTCGGGAAGGATCGGCGTATGCCGATCACCAACGGGTATCGATAA
- a CDS encoding ammonium transporter: MFTRFAVVLGAGLGMLCASLVGMPEASAQATALKVDSGDTAWVLMSSALVLVMLVPGLALFYGGLVRSKNVLGTIMQSFIILSVVSLLWILIGYSLAFGPDKGGVIGGLDWAGLTSVGVEPHPTYGPTIPHQAFMFFQMMFAAITPALIAGAFAERKRFSAMVLFSALWSLFVYAPLAHWIWGGGWLAKLGALDFAGGAVVHISSGAAALVCALVLGKRRGYGTDYMAPHNLPMTLLGTGLLWFGWFGFNGGSALGANGVAISAIVATHTAASMGALVWCIAEWVHRGKPTVLGVASGAVAGLATVTPASGYIGPFPAMLIGAAAGLACYFAIVWKGRFGYDDSLDVVGIHGVGGVLGILATGLFASKAINAGGADGLLYGNAAFFGVQVLTVIVVAVFSAVVTFLLLKLVDGMTKLRIEPEEEATGLDLSQHNERAYS; encoded by the coding sequence ATGTTCACACGTTTTGCGGTCGTACTGGGAGCCGGGCTGGGGATGCTCTGTGCATCGCTGGTCGGGATGCCAGAGGCGAGCGCGCAGGCCACGGCATTGAAGGTCGATTCGGGAGACACGGCCTGGGTGCTCATGTCGTCGGCGTTGGTGCTGGTCATGCTGGTCCCTGGGTTGGCGCTGTTTTACGGGGGGCTGGTACGGAGCAAGAATGTGCTGGGCACGATCATGCAGAGTTTCATCATCCTGAGCGTGGTGAGCCTGTTATGGATTCTTATCGGGTACAGTCTGGCCTTTGGACCGGACAAAGGGGGCGTGATCGGCGGGCTGGATTGGGCCGGCTTGACCAGCGTCGGGGTGGAGCCTCATCCAACATATGGGCCGACAATCCCGCATCAAGCCTTCATGTTTTTTCAGATGATGTTTGCCGCCATTACGCCGGCGCTCATCGCGGGGGCGTTTGCCGAGCGGAAGCGGTTCAGCGCGATGGTCCTCTTTTCGGCGCTGTGGTCGCTGTTCGTCTATGCGCCGCTCGCTCATTGGATCTGGGGGGGCGGCTGGTTGGCGAAGCTGGGAGCCTTGGACTTTGCCGGCGGCGCGGTCGTGCACATTAGCTCAGGCGCGGCGGCGCTGGTCTGCGCGCTCGTCCTGGGTAAACGCCGCGGCTATGGCACCGACTATATGGCCCCGCACAATCTTCCCATGACCTTGCTAGGAACGGGATTGCTCTGGTTCGGGTGGTTCGGTTTTAACGGCGGCAGTGCGCTGGGCGCCAACGGGGTCGCGATTTCGGCCATCGTGGCGACCCACACAGCGGCCTCGATGGGGGCGCTCGTCTGGTGTATCGCGGAGTGGGTGCATCGAGGCAAGCCGACGGTGCTCGGGGTGGCGAGTGGTGCCGTCGCCGGACTGGCGACCGTCACACCCGCATCCGGGTATATCGGGCCGTTTCCGGCTATGTTGATCGGTGCGGCGGCCGGACTGGCCTGCTACTTCGCAATTGTCTGGAAGGGTCGATTCGGCTATGATGACTCGCTTGACGTCGTGGGGATTCACGGGGTCGGCGGAGTGCTGGGCATTCTCGCGACAGGGCTGTTCGCCAGTAAGGCGATCAACGCCGGGGGAGCCGACGGGCTGTTGTACGGCAACGCTGCCTTTTTCGGAGTGCAGGTGCTGACGGTGATCGTGGTTGCGGTCTTTTCCGCGGTCGTGACGTTTCTCTTGCTCAAGCTGGTCGATGGCATGACGAAACTGCGCATCGAGCCGGAAGAAGAGGCGACAGGATTGGATCTGAGCCAACACAACGAGCGCGCCTACTCATAG
- a CDS encoding P-II family nitrogen regulator, whose translation MKLIEAIIKPFKLDEVKDALLEIGIQGMTVTEVKGFGRQKGHKETYRGQEYTIEFVPKVKVEVAVPDSQVQRVLDTIARTAKTGSIGDGKIFVRDLGMAVRIRTGETGDTAL comes from the coding sequence ATGAAATTGATCGAAGCCATCATCAAGCCTTTCAAGTTGGACGAGGTCAAGGATGCCCTGCTGGAGATCGGCATACAGGGGATGACCGTGACGGAAGTCAAAGGGTTCGGCCGTCAGAAGGGCCACAAGGAGACCTACCGCGGACAGGAATATACAATTGAGTTTGTGCCGAAAGTAAAAGTCGAAGTGGCTGTGCCGGACAGCCAGGTGCAGCGGGTGCTCGATACGATTGCCAGAACGGCCAAGACCGGCAGCATCGGAGACGGGAAGATTTTCGTGCGCGATCTTGGTATGGCCGTCCGGATTCGAACGGGGGAAACGGGGGACACCGCGTTGTGA
- the glnD gene encoding [protein-PII] uridylyltransferase — protein MSLSSDQRVFAQTDLDGAAVGAMLAEQRQAIARRLMDGASGAELVVAQTDLADGLIVGRYRNAARQGGEAMMTAAFQQCCLVAIGGYGRRELSPYSDIDLMVLFRPEAQKIVPDFVRQVLHPLWDIGFQVGHSVRTIADCISLGLSDATVRTSMMEARFLTGHSQLFQEFHALYSRKVSTVGVDKYLDQKLAERRREYEKFGETVYLLEPNVKKSQGGLRDLHLLQWAGIARYQAPTIRELSDRGFLSRQDHAVVSEAREFLLRVRGLLHIHAGIAQEILSFDEQVWLAARFGFEDRPHLLAVEQFMQQYYRHTMGLHEATVRFVRRCKPRSIWARLTGWLPSAKLEQYFVLSGETLTVPVELRPRVIESPALLMRLFDLARSKRVAIEPALVEDIHRHMEGLTDEGFRTPEVSRIFLSILAGPGTAATLEAMHRAHLLEKLIPVCSSVRGLMQFNQYHKYTVDEHSLLAVAKVESFAQDQGMLGEVYREIKRKDLLHLAVFLHDLGKGQEEDHSEVGRRIAEEMAARLGLDDTERRTVSFLVHRHLMMAHTAFRRDPNDEKVVLPFAREAGTPEVLRKLLALTAADIAAVGPGVLTKWKESLLIELYVRTMQEVSGEREAADAPERLKSIVAEIMQQPVFRGQADISPSWVEAQLRQFPLRYAYGTSPRRIAAHLSTIRQLSPGEVLVDSEFNEALGTCEYAVVTFNDVIPGVFSKLAGVMAANGLQILDAQILTRQDGVVVDTFQVTDPDYNEAPPAERRESIAAMIESVLRGREGIEAVVQRGTRMSASRSIGPARQATEVRIDNETSERYTIVDVFADDRQGLLYVITNAIFRQGLSVHAARISTRLDQVADVFYVTDAQGKKVEQAEQIERVRHGVWKEIEEFVGVKAA, from the coding sequence GTGAGTCTTTCGTCCGATCAGCGGGTCTTTGCGCAAACCGACCTCGATGGCGCGGCTGTCGGCGCCATGCTGGCCGAGCAGCGGCAGGCCATTGCGCGACGCTTGATGGACGGAGCGTCCGGGGCGGAGTTGGTGGTGGCCCAGACCGATCTGGCGGACGGATTAATCGTCGGCCGGTATCGTAATGCTGCACGCCAGGGTGGCGAGGCGATGATGACCGCCGCCTTTCAGCAGTGCTGTTTGGTTGCGATTGGCGGCTATGGCCGGCGTGAGCTCTCACCCTATTCGGATATCGATTTGATGGTGCTGTTCCGTCCTGAGGCGCAGAAGATCGTCCCGGATTTCGTGCGGCAGGTGCTCCATCCTCTTTGGGATATCGGCTTTCAAGTCGGTCACAGCGTGCGTACCATCGCGGACTGCATCAGCCTGGGGCTGAGCGATGCGACCGTGCGCACCTCGATGATGGAAGCCCGGTTCCTCACCGGACACTCTCAGCTGTTTCAGGAATTCCATGCGCTCTATTCGCGCAAAGTGTCCACGGTCGGGGTCGACAAATATCTGGACCAGAAGCTGGCCGAGCGACGCCGGGAGTACGAAAAATTCGGCGAAACGGTCTATCTGCTCGAGCCGAATGTAAAGAAAAGCCAGGGCGGCTTGCGCGATCTGCATCTGTTGCAATGGGCCGGGATCGCCCGGTACCAGGCGCCGACGATTCGTGAACTGTCGGATCGGGGGTTCCTTTCGCGGCAGGATCATGCCGTCGTAAGTGAAGCCCGGGAGTTTTTACTGCGCGTGCGCGGGTTGTTGCACATTCATGCGGGCATAGCGCAAGAAATCCTCTCCTTCGATGAGCAGGTGTGGCTGGCGGCGCGGTTCGGATTCGAGGACCGTCCGCATCTCCTGGCCGTCGAGCAGTTCATGCAGCAGTACTATCGCCATACCATGGGGCTGCACGAAGCGACGGTCCGGTTTGTCCGGCGGTGCAAGCCGCGCTCGATCTGGGCGCGCCTCACCGGATGGCTGCCGTCGGCCAAGCTGGAGCAGTACTTTGTCCTCAGCGGCGAGACCTTGACCGTGCCGGTCGAATTGCGGCCGCGGGTGATTGAAAGCCCGGCCTTGCTGATGCGGTTGTTTGATCTCGCCCGTTCGAAGCGGGTCGCGATCGAGCCGGCGTTGGTCGAGGATATCCATCGCCATATGGAAGGGCTCACGGACGAAGGGTTCCGGACGCCGGAAGTCAGCCGGATCTTCCTGAGTATTCTCGCTGGACCTGGCACGGCTGCCACGCTGGAAGCGATGCATCGCGCGCATTTGCTGGAAAAGTTGATTCCCGTCTGCTCATCCGTGCGGGGGCTGATGCAGTTCAACCAGTACCACAAATACACCGTTGACGAGCATAGTCTGTTGGCGGTCGCGAAAGTGGAATCGTTCGCGCAGGATCAGGGCATGTTGGGTGAAGTGTATCGGGAGATCAAGCGCAAGGATCTGCTCCATCTCGCGGTGTTTCTCCATGATCTCGGGAAAGGCCAGGAAGAGGATCATAGCGAAGTCGGCCGGCGGATCGCCGAAGAGATGGCCGCGCGATTGGGTCTGGACGATACGGAGCGCCGGACCGTGTCCTTTCTCGTGCATCGGCATCTCATGATGGCCCATACCGCCTTTCGACGGGATCCCAACGACGAGAAAGTTGTGTTGCCGTTCGCCCGCGAAGCGGGAACGCCCGAGGTGCTGCGCAAGCTTCTGGCGCTCACGGCGGCCGACATTGCGGCGGTAGGACCGGGTGTGTTGACGAAATGGAAGGAATCACTGCTGATCGAGCTGTATGTGCGCACGATGCAGGAAGTATCGGGAGAGCGGGAGGCCGCCGATGCGCCGGAGCGCCTCAAGAGTATTGTGGCCGAGATAATGCAGCAGCCGGTGTTCCGCGGACAGGCGGATATTTCCCCGTCCTGGGTGGAAGCGCAGTTGCGTCAGTTTCCATTGCGGTATGCCTACGGAACCTCGCCGAGACGCATTGCCGCGCATTTGTCGACGATCAGACAGTTGAGTCCCGGAGAGGTCCTGGTCGATTCGGAGTTCAACGAAGCGCTGGGAACCTGCGAATATGCGGTTGTGACTTTCAACGACGTGATCCCGGGCGTGTTCTCCAAGCTGGCCGGGGTGATGGCGGCGAATGGATTGCAGATTCTGGACGCGCAGATTCTGACCCGGCAGGACGGCGTGGTGGTCGATACCTTTCAGGTCACCGACCCGGATTACAACGAAGCGCCTCCGGCTGAGCGGCGTGAGTCCATCGCGGCCATGATCGAGTCCGTCTTGCGGGGGAGGGAAGGGATCGAAGCCGTCGTGCAGCGGGGGACGCGCATGTCGGCATCGCGGTCGATCGGGCCGGCGCGTCAGGCTACGGAAGTGCGGATCGACAATGAAACGTCGGAGCGATACACCATCGTCGATGTGTTTGCGGACGACCGGCAGGGCTTGCTCTACGTCATCACCAACGCCATCTTCCGCCAGGGATTGTCCGTGCACGCGGCGCGTATTTCGACTCGCCTCGATCAGGTCGCGGACGTGTTTTACGTGACCGATGCGCAAGGGAAAAAGGTGGAGCAGGCGGAGCAGATCGAGCGGGTGCGTCATGGGGTTTGGAAGGAAATCGAAGAGTTTGTGGGTGTGAAGGCAGCATAA
- the glnA gene encoding type I glutamate--ammonia ligase, with protein sequence MNVREVLEFAKKNKVQVVDLKFVDLIGTWQHFTIPLGELTEDLFKDGSGLDGSSIRGWRAINNSDMLVVPDPSTATMDPFCAVPTLSLIGNVVDPITRETYNRDPRFIAQKAEKYLQSTKIGDTSYWGPEAEFFIFDQARYDQTNHSGYYFIDSEEGVWNMGQEGVNLGGKIRSKEGYFPVAPTDTQQDIRTEMVLEMEKAGISIEKHHHEVATAGQAEIDIRFDSLVRTADKMMMYKYIVKNVARRHGKTATFMPKPIFGDNGSGMHTHQSIWKDGKPLFAGKEYAGVSQMCLHYIGGILKHAPALAAITNPTTNSYKRLTPGFEAPVLLAYSSRNRSAGIRIPMYSPSPKAKRIEVRFPDPGANPYLAFAAMLMAGLDGIENKINPGEPAEKDLYDLEAKEAAKIKTMPGSLDEALNNLEKDHQFLLKGGVFTEDLIEAWIGYKRTKEVDTMRLRPHPYEFFLYYDI encoded by the coding sequence ATGAACGTCCGTGAGGTGTTAGAGTTTGCGAAGAAGAACAAGGTCCAGGTGGTGGACTTGAAGTTCGTCGATTTGATCGGAACCTGGCAGCATTTTACGATTCCGCTCGGGGAGTTGACGGAAGACCTCTTCAAGGACGGGTCCGGTCTGGACGGCTCATCGATCCGTGGATGGAGGGCCATCAACAACAGCGACATGCTGGTGGTGCCCGATCCTTCGACGGCGACTATGGATCCGTTTTGCGCCGTGCCGACGCTGAGCTTGATCGGCAACGTCGTCGATCCGATCACCCGCGAGACCTACAATCGCGATCCCCGCTTCATCGCCCAGAAGGCGGAGAAGTATCTCCAGAGCACCAAGATCGGCGACACCTCCTACTGGGGCCCGGAAGCCGAATTCTTTATCTTCGATCAGGCCCGCTACGATCAGACGAATCACAGCGGCTACTACTTCATCGATTCCGAAGAGGGTGTCTGGAACATGGGCCAGGAGGGTGTCAACCTGGGCGGAAAGATCCGTTCCAAGGAAGGCTACTTTCCGGTGGCGCCGACCGACACGCAGCAGGATATCCGGACCGAAATGGTACTGGAGATGGAGAAGGCCGGCATTTCCATCGAGAAGCATCACCATGAAGTGGCCACGGCCGGTCAGGCGGAAATCGACATCCGGTTCGACTCGCTGGTCCGGACGGCCGACAAAATGATGATGTACAAGTACATCGTCAAGAACGTCGCGCGCCGTCACGGCAAGACTGCGACCTTCATGCCGAAGCCGATTTTCGGCGATAACGGATCGGGCATGCATACGCACCAGAGCATCTGGAAAGACGGCAAGCCCCTCTTCGCGGGCAAGGAATATGCGGGCGTGTCCCAGATGTGTCTCCATTACATCGGCGGCATTCTCAAGCATGCGCCGGCCCTGGCGGCGATTACCAACCCGACGACCAACTCCTATAAGCGGTTGACGCCGGGATTCGAAGCGCCGGTGCTGCTGGCCTATTCCAGCCGGAACCGGTCGGCGGGTATCCGCATTCCGATGTATTCGCCGAGCCCCAAAGCGAAGCGGATCGAAGTGCGCTTCCCGGATCCCGGTGCCAACCCGTATCTCGCGTTCGCAGCCATGTTGATGGCGGGATTGGACGGCATCGAGAACAAGATCAATCCGGGCGAACCGGCAGAGAAGGATCTCTACGATCTCGAAGCGAAGGAAGCCGCCAAGATCAAGACCATGCCGGGCAGCCTCGACGAGGCGCTGAACAACCTCGAAAAGGATCACCAATTCCTGCTCAAGGGCGGGGTCTTTACGGAGGATTTGATCGAGGCCTGGATCGGGTACAAGCGTACGAAGGAAGTCGATACGATGCGGTTGCGGCCGCATCCGTACGAGTTCTTCTTGTACTACGACATCTAG
- a CDS encoding formate/nitrite transporter family protein has translation MHHADHERIAGVAKKKVGFLDTSLGGYLVLSAMAGIYLGFGIALIFSLGAPLAAAGSPVVKLVMGASFGIALTLVIFAGSELFTGNNMIGAIGGLSRSVTWGQVFQLNFWSWFGNLIGSLALAWLVVESGVFAKGPTADMIQKVAGVKMSLGPWELFVRGILCNWLICLAVWTAGRTTNDAAKIMLIFWCLFAFIGIGFEHSIANQSFLGMALFMPHEAAVSWAGFWYNQLFVVLGNIVGGGMFVGGLYWLVSPYRVEAAESVTVPVPAVSVPAGS, from the coding sequence ATGCATCACGCGGATCATGAACGGATCGCAGGGGTGGCAAAGAAGAAGGTGGGGTTTCTTGATACATCATTGGGTGGGTACCTTGTGTTGTCGGCCATGGCCGGCATCTATCTGGGATTCGGCATTGCCCTGATCTTCAGTCTGGGCGCGCCGCTCGCGGCGGCTGGATCGCCGGTGGTCAAGCTGGTGATGGGCGCCTCGTTCGGTATCGCCCTGACGCTGGTGATTTTCGCCGGGTCGGAACTGTTCACCGGCAACAATATGATTGGAGCGATCGGCGGGCTCTCGCGCAGCGTGACGTGGGGCCAAGTTTTCCAGCTCAACTTCTGGTCCTGGTTCGGGAACCTGATCGGATCGTTGGCGCTGGCCTGGCTCGTGGTGGAGTCCGGCGTCTTTGCCAAGGGGCCGACGGCCGACATGATTCAAAAAGTGGCCGGGGTGAAGATGTCCTTGGGGCCGTGGGAGTTGTTCGTGCGCGGCATCTTGTGCAACTGGCTCATCTGTCTGGCGGTCTGGACGGCGGGGCGGACGACCAATGACGCGGCGAAGATCATGCTGATTTTCTGGTGTCTGTTTGCCTTCATTGGGATCGGGTTTGAACACAGCATCGCCAATCAATCGTTCCTGGGTATGGCGCTCTTCATGCCGCACGAGGCCGCCGTGAGCTGGGCGGGGTTTTGGTACAACCAACTCTTTGTGGTGCTGGGCAATATTGTCGGCGGTGGGATGTTCGTCGGCGGACTCTATTGGCTCGTGAGTCCCTATCGTGTCGAAGCAGCGGAATCAGTCACCGTCCCGGTACCGGCCGTGTCGGTGCCGGCAGGATCGTAG
- the cynS gene encoding cyanase, producing MSKDEIRKAIKEKRVAKKVTIAEVAKVVGKNPTFVAAALNGNHKLTADEAKKVGDLIGLDAELTAALSKFPVRADFPNATDPFKYRLLEIIGVYGDSLREQANEMFGDGIMSAIDYTMEMEKVTGSQGEARCKITLNGKWLEYKTF from the coding sequence ATGTCGAAAGATGAAATTCGGAAGGCCATCAAGGAGAAGCGGGTCGCCAAGAAAGTGACCATTGCCGAAGTCGCAAAAGTGGTCGGGAAGAACCCCACATTTGTCGCCGCCGCGTTGAATGGTAATCATAAGTTGACGGCCGATGAAGCCAAGAAGGTCGGCGACTTGATCGGGCTGGATGCCGAGCTGACGGCGGCACTCAGCAAATTTCCCGTCCGGGCTGATTTCCCGAATGCGACGGACCCATTCAAGTACCGGCTGTTGGAAATCATCGGGGTCTATGGAGATTCATTGCGCGAGCAGGCCAATGAAATGTTCGGCGACGGCATTATGAGCGCGATCGATTACACGATGGAAATGGAAAAGGTGACGGGAAGCCAGGGTGAGGCCCGCTGCAAGATTACCCTGAACGGCAAGTGGCTCGAGTATAAGACGTTCTAG